A genomic stretch from Rhodomicrobium vannielii ATCC 17100 includes:
- a CDS encoding polysaccharide deacetylase family protein, which yields MIYRHAAIGLVALLSLAGAASAAECPAGALGTSRTLTLDPAKVSRVGGGPDYGTPILEDHEVILTFDDGPTPPWTGKVLDALAAECVHATFFTVGTMARAHPALLKRVLADGHTIGTHSEHHAHIPKLPYKAATKEISDGFTTAGKSLDDQTAVAPFFRFPYLESTRATETYAAATGIVIWNIDFHASDWTLLTPEVLANRAIDKIEQKKRGILLLHDIHQRTALALPIILQELKKRGYKIVHAVPVPGAHVNFEVAAKIDPWGAKVAPLRSSRAKASPSFDGGAVEDWPAQH from the coding sequence ATGATTTACAGACATGCGGCCATTGGTCTGGTCGCACTCCTTTCGCTAGCGGGCGCGGCCAGCGCGGCTGAATGCCCTGCGGGCGCGCTCGGCACCAGCCGGACGCTCACCCTCGATCCGGCGAAGGTGAGCCGCGTCGGCGGCGGCCCGGATTATGGCACGCCCATTCTTGAAGACCATGAGGTGATTCTCACCTTCGACGACGGCCCTACCCCGCCGTGGACGGGCAAGGTGCTGGACGCACTCGCGGCCGAATGCGTGCACGCGACCTTCTTCACCGTGGGCACGATGGCGCGGGCGCATCCGGCGCTGTTGAAGCGCGTGCTTGCCGATGGGCACACCATCGGCACGCATTCCGAGCATCACGCGCATATCCCTAAGCTGCCGTACAAGGCCGCCACGAAGGAAATCTCCGACGGCTTCACGACGGCCGGCAAGAGCCTCGACGATCAGACTGCCGTCGCGCCGTTCTTCCGCTTTCCCTATCTCGAATCGACGCGCGCGACCGAAACCTATGCCGCCGCGACGGGCATCGTGATCTGGAATATCGATTTCCATGCGAGCGACTGGACCTTGCTGACGCCGGAAGTGCTGGCAAACCGCGCTATCGACAAGATCGAACAGAAGAAGCGTGGCATTCTCCTTTTGCACGACATACACCAGCGCACCGCCCTCGCCCTGCCGATCATTCTTCAGGAATTGAAGAAGCGCGGCTACAAGATCGTGCATGCGGTGCCGGTGCCCGGCGCTCATGTGAATTTCGAGGTGGCGGCGAAGATCGACCCATGGGGCGCGAAAGTGGCGCCGCTTCGCAGCAGCCGCGCGAAGGCCTCGCCAAGTTTTGATGGCGGAGCGGTGGAGGATTGGCCCGCGCAGCATTAG